The DNA sequence AGCAATCAATACGCGCAATCCTGCACTGGAAATATACTCCAAAGCAGAAAAATCTAAAATTAAAGAGTTGAAATTACCAAATTCATCATTAATTTCTTTTTCCAAATCCTGTGAAGTGATTGTATCTACACGGCCTTCAACAGCCAAAACTAATTCTTTATCATCATATTCTTTTATAATATTCATATTAATCCCAATTTTTCATTTATTTTTTATTAATTTTAAATATTGTGTTGAATAAACATTTATATAATATAAGTGGTGAATTTTATGGAATTTTTTAATTTATCTTCATCTCAAAAGATGTTATTGTTTTCAGAGATAAATAATCCTCATAATGATTCATTTTATCTGAAATTTAGAAAAAATTATTCAAAAACCGATTTTGAATATGTAAAAAAGGCTATTGAACTAATATCTCAAAAATATTTAAATCTACAAATTAAATATGATACAAACGGTGATTTTAAACAATATTATAATGAAAATGATTCTGTTAATGTAGAATCATTTGAAATATCTGAAATGGATTTGAATGGATTTATTGAAGAGTATTTGAAAAATCCATTTGATGGAATTTTTGACTCACCATTGTATAGATGG is a window from the Methanobrevibacter sp. genome containing:
- a CDS encoding STAS domain-containing protein, coding for MNIIKEYDDKELVLAVEGRVDTITSQDLEKEINDEFGNFNSLILDFSALEYISSAGLRVLIATQKKLKSEDIPMVIKNVNDAIKEIFRMSGFDKILKIE